The nucleotide window CTATCCTTTTATTATTCCACGGCTAAATTGAGCTTGGTTAGCCAGACATTTTAGTTGATTAACACAGCGCCATAAGGATATGAAGCGCTATGCCTGAGAGGCACAAAACCTCGAATGAATCTTCAGTATCGTTCGTAAGTATTCATTATAAATAGGTTTTTATCAATACTTGGGGTCTTGACAAAGGCTTAACATAGGCGCTTTTTTGTGGATTTTTTCATGTGTTTTCGCAAAAATGTGAAAAACGACTGACATTTAAATCCTTATTTATCACCAAAATGGTTATATAAAGCAAAAACCCCGGGATTTTAATCCCGGGGTTTTCCGTCCTTTCTTGTTTAGAAAGAGCAACTGTTTTGGAAAAACCAATTATTTAGATTCTTTCAAAATACGCAACATGCGACGCAAAGGCTCTGCTGCACCCCACAATAGCTGATCGCCAATCACGAAAGCAGACACATACTCAGGCCCCATATTGAGCTTGCGTACGCGGCCAACGCCAATTTTGAGACCGCCAGTGATAGACGCGGGTGTCAGTTCTTGCTCGGTAATACTGCGGTCATTAGGCACAAATTTCACCCAGTCATTACCCGATTTGATGATGGACTCAATTTCATCCAACGGCAGGTCTTTTTTCAGTTTGATGGTCAATGCCAAACTGTGGCAACGCATAGCGCCGATACGCACACATAAACCGTCAACAGGAATAGTGCTTTCGGTACCCAGAATTTTGTTAACTTCAGCTTGCCCCTTCCACTCTTCTTTGGATTGACCGTTATCCAATTGTTTGTCGATCCAGGGAATCAGGCCACCTGCCAAAGGCGCAGGGAAAAATTCGCGTGGCACATCGTTGCGGATGGTGCTAGCCACTTTTCTATCGATATCCAAAATGGCAGAAGCCGGAGTTGCCAGCTCATCAGCCACAGCGTTATGGATCACACCCATGCCCTTTAATAGTTCGCGCATGTGGTTAGCACCACCGCCCGAAGCTGCTTGATAGGTCATGGAACTAACCCAATCCACCAGACCTGCATGGAACAAACCACCCACACCCATCAACATAATGGAGTTAGTGCAATTGCCACCAATAAAGTTTTTAACGCCCTTCTGTAAAGCAGCATCGATCACATTGCGATTAACCGGATCAAGAATAATGACCGCATCGTCTTCCATACGCAGACTGGACGCCGCGTCGATCCAATAACCATTCCAGCCGGAAGCACGTAGCTTTGGGAAAATCTCGCTGGTGTAATCGCCGCCCTGACAGGTGATAATCACATCAAGCTGCTTCAGATCATCGACCGAATATGCATCTTTCAATGCCGGCAAATCAGCCGCTACCGCTGGCGCAGCGCCGCCTACATTGGAGGTAGTGAAAAATACCGGTTGGATATCTGCAAAGTCATTTTCAGACTGCATACGCTCCATCAATACGGAACCCACCATACCGCGCCAACCTACAAAACCTACTTTCATCTCATTCTCTCTTTAAATATTCAAGCGAAAATCAATTCAAAGCCGCAACGACGGCATCACCCATTTGCGAGGTAGATACTTTGGTCTTACCTTCCGTATAAATGTCGGCGGTGCGATAACCTTGATCCAACACCTTACCCACTGCCACTTCAATCGCATCCGCCACCTGCGGATAACCGAGCGAATAACGCAACATCATGGATACCGACAAAATAGTCGCCAACGGGTTAGCAATACCCTGCCCGGCGATATCCGGTGCAGAACCGTGACATGGTTCATACATACCGCGACCATCTTTATCCAATGAAGCCGATGGCAGCATACCGATAGAGCCAGTTAACATAGCAGCCGCATCGGACAAAATATCACCAAACATGTTACCCGTCACCAGCACATCGAATTGTTTGGGCGCGCGCACCAGTTGCATAGCGGCGTTATCGACATACATGTGCGACAACTCTACATCTGGATACTCTTTATGCAAAGTATCCATTACTTCGCGCCACAACATAGTCGCCTCAAGCACATTCGCTTTATCGACCGAGCAGACTTTACGGTTGCGTTTGCGCGCCATTTCAAATGCAGTGCGGCCGATGCGGATAATCTCGCTCTCGGAATATTTATAGGTGTTGTAACCTTCACGCTCGCCGTTTTCCAATACGCGAATACCACGCGGCTCGCCGAAGTAAATACCGCCCGCCAGTTCGCGCACAATCAAAATATCCAAACCGGAAACCACTTCCGGTTTTAGCGATGACGCATCTACCAATTGTGGATATAACAGTGCCGGGCGCAAATTTGCATACAAGCCTAATTGTGAACGAATCTTTAGCAGACCTTTTTCCGGGCGAATGGCGCGATCCAATTTATCCCACTTGGGACCACCTACTGCACCCAACAAAATTGCATCGGCTTTGCGTGCCTTTTCCAGCGTTGAATCCGCCAAAGGAACGCCATGCACATCAATTGCACAACCGCCCATCAATTCATTTTCAAAAGTTAACCCCAAATCAAATTTGGCATTAACCACATCCAGCACCTTACGCGCTTCTTTAACAATTTCTGGACCAATACCGTCGCCTTCCAGAATTAAAATATGCTTACCCACAAATATTCTCCAAATTTAAAAAATTCTTTTTCGCTACTGCTGGCTCGATTACTTCACCACATCAAACAACCAGGGCGCTTCTGCACGACGCTTGGTTTCGTAAGCGCGAATTTTATCAGCCTGCTCAAGAGTCAAACCAATATCATCCAAGCCATTTAATAAACAATGTTTGCGGAATGCATCGATTTCAAACCCAAAGCTTTCACCTGACGGCGTAGTGACAGTTTGCGCCGCAAGATCAACGGTTAATTGATAACCCTCAGTTGCGTACATTTCCTTAAATAATTTATCGACAATTTCTTCACTCAAAATAATTGGCAACAAACCATTTTTGAAACAGTTATTGAAGAAGATGTCTGCAAAACTCGGAGCAATTACACTGCGAAAGCCATAATCATCCAATGCCCAAGGCGCATGTTCACGACTGGAACCACAACCAAAGTTTTCGCGCGCGAGTAAAATGCTGGCGTTTTTATAACGCGGAAAGTTCAGCGGAAACTCAGGGTTAATCGGGCGACCTTCACAGCTTTGATCCGGCTTTCCTTCATCCAGATAACGTAACTCATCAAATAAATTTTTACCAAAACCAGTGCGTTTGATGGACTTCAAAAACTGCTTGGGGATAATCATGTCGGTATCGACATTAGCACGATCCATAGGAGCAGCAATGCCTTGCATGACAGTAAAACTTTTCATAGTGCTCTCCTGCTCTTAGTTAAATGTACGCACATCAACAAAATGACCAGCAATCGCCGCTGCTGCCGCCATTGCAGGGCTTACCAAATGCGTACGGCCACCGTAGCCCTGACGACCTTCAAAGTTGCGGTTTGATGTAGATGCACAGTGCTCACCGGCACCAAGTTTGTCTGCATTCATCGCCAAACACATAGAGCAGCCTGGCTCACGCCATTCGATTCCCGCTTCGATGAAAATTTTATCCAAACCCTCTGCTTCCGCTTGCGCTTTCACTGCGCCGGAGCCGGGAACAACAATCGCTTCTTTTACTGAATCGGCTTTTTGGCGGCCTTTCACTACCGCTGCCGCCGCACGAATATCTTCAATGCGCGAGTTGGTGCAGGAACCAATGAATACACGATCCACATGAATGGAGGTGATCGGTTGGTTGGCCTGCAGCCCCATGTATTGCAACGCGCGAATCATATCGTTGCGCTTAACCGGATCCGTTTCGTTCGCAGGATCAGGTACTTTATCTTCAACAGATACCACCATCTCTGGCGATGTACCCCAGCTAACTTGCGGCTTGATATCCTCGCCATTGATTTCAACAACCACATCAAAATGTGCACCCTCATCGCTGACATAATTTTTCCAGTCGGCGACAGCCTTCTCCCATAAATCACCTTTGGGGGCATAGGTACGGCCTTTGACGTAATCGATAGTGGTTTGGTCTACCGCCACCATGCCGGCGCGCGCGCCGGCCTCAATCGCCATATTGCACACTGTCATACGCCCTTCCATGCTCATATCGCGAAATACTTGGCCGCCAAATTCCATCGCATAACCAGTTCCGCCAGCGGTACCAATTTTAGCGATGATGGCGAGCACAACGTCTTTCGGGGTTACACCAAGGCCGAGTTTGCCATCTACCTTGATCAACATATTTTTCATCTTTTTGGCAACCAAACATTGAGTCGCCATCACATGCTCTACCTCACTGGTGCCAATACCGTGCGCCAATGCCCCCAGCGCACCATTGGTGGCGGTATGGGAATCGCCACAGACCACCGTCATGCCGGGCAAGCAAGCGCCGGTTTCCGGGCCTACCACATGCACAATCCCCTGACGCGCATCATTAATCTTGAATTCGAGGATGCCAAATTCATCGCAGTTATCGTCGAGGGTTTTCACCTGAATCAATGACACAGGATCCTGAATGCCACTTACACCATGGGCGCGCTCTTTCTGAGTAGTCGGGACGTTGTGATCTGGCGTCGCGAGGATTGAATCTACGCGCCAAGGCTTGCGCCCTGCCATTCGCAATCCATCAAACGCTTGCGGTGAAGTCACCTCATGCACGATGTGGCGGTCGATATAAATGAGTGCAGACCCATCATCGCTTTGATGGACGAGGTGCGCATCCCACAATTTGTCATAGAGGGTTTTAGCCATGGTGATCTCCGATAAAGCCCTTAAGGGCTCAGTTCACAGGTTGCAGCGAAACATATAGTAAGAATAAAGCCATCCTACTCGCGCAAAACCCATAAAACAAATTTATCTTTTTTATATATTGCATTCCAAATTGGAATAGTTTAAAAATAAACCAATGGATACCCAACACTTACAGGCTTTCGTTGCAATTGCTGAAAATGGCTCCTTCTCTGCGGCTGCAGAACGGCTCCATTTGACGCAACCCGCTATCAGCAAGCGGATTGCCTTACTCGAAGAACAGCTGAAGGCGTCATTATTTGATCGAATTGGAAGGCAAGTTGCACTAACCCAGGCTGGTCAGGTGCTGTTAAGTAAAGCAAAGCTAATATTAGGAGAAGTAATTGCTGCGCAACGGGCGATTGCAGATTTACAAGGTGATGTTCAAGGCAAATTGAGTATTGCTACAAGTCACCATGTTGGGCTGCACTATTTACCCCCTTTTTTGCGCGAGCTATCAACGCGATACCCACAGGTAAAACTGGACTTACATTTTTTAGATTCAGAGCAGGCATATCATGAAATACTCCAAGGCAGATTCGACATCGCCATTATTACGCTCGCGCTTCAACAAGATTCGCGAATCCAAAGCCAAACCCTCTGGCACGACCAGCTCGAATTTGTCGCTGCGCCAACACATGCGCTTGCAACGCAATCGCATCTTCAGCTGGCCGATTTAAGCGCTCACCAAGCGATAATGCCGGATACAAGCACCTATACAACACAGCTCATCAAAACATTATTTGACGACAAAAAACTGCCGCTTGATATCACGATGGTTTCCAACCATCTCGACACCATTAAAATGCTATTAAGTATTGGAATGGGATGGGGTGTATTGCCACGCAAAATCATCGATGAGCAATTGGAAATTCTGGATGTCGATCACCCACCGATTATGCGCCCGCTAGGCTATATCCATCACAGCCAACGCACATTAAATAATGCCGCACGTGTTTTTTTAGACCTATTACAGAACAATACGCCGCGTTAATTAATGTTCATTTTTTCACTGGCGACCCTTTTAGTATTTTTCAACTCAGTCCACACAACTGTCATTAACTTATCGTTAAACTGTCTTTTTATTTAACAGCTCTGGATCAATTATGAAATTATGTAAATACAGCCCTATTTTTAGCTTATCCACTAGTGCACTTCTACTCGCGATGAGTAGCAATAGCTTGGCAGATACCGTATTTGGTGTTTACGCAGGCGCAGGTGTTTGGCAGGCCGATTATAGCGGCGAGCTGGGAAACCCTTCCGTTAACGTCAATGAATTAGGATTAAAAGATAACAACAATAATTTTTATTACATTGCACTTGAGCATCCAGTTCCATTCTTTCCTAATATTAAATTACAACAAAACGATATTAGTAGTCGCCAAACAGGAACCATTAATAACAGCTTCAGCGTGGGGAATATTAATTTTCCAGCAGGCAGCAAGGTCACAACGGATATTGATTTAAGCTACACAGACGCAGCGCTTTATTATGAATTACTTGATAACTGGCTGAATCTCGATTTGGGTGTGACACTTCGCAAATACAGCGGGCACCTACAAGCTGAAAGCATTCAAATAACCGATAAAATGGACATTGATATTGCAGTTCCGCTGGCGTATGCGCGCTTTCAGTTTGATCTTCCTTTAACTGGATTTTCCGCAGGGTTTGAGGGGAATTACATCAGTTATGACGGCAATGATCTGGCAGACTACAACGCAAAAGTCAGCTACCTTTTTGATTCAGCGCTGGATCTGGGAATTGAAGTTGGTTACCGCGCCCTCACAGCCAATATTGATGATGATGGCGTCAATACCAATCTTGACTTGAAAGGTCCTTACGCAGCAGCCATTTTTCACTTCTAAATTAACTGTCAGACCACAAATAAAAAAGCCGCTGATTAAACAATCAGCGGCTTTTTTATTTTGCAGATGCAGTGATGTTTACAACGATTACGCTGGCAACAATTCTTTTACTGCATCGCGCTCTTCTTGCAATTCTTTTTCAGTTGCAGTCATGCGAGCACGAGAGAATTCATTGATCTCAACACCTTGAACAATTTCCCAATCGCCGTTTTTGCATACACATGGGAAAGAGTAGATCAAACCTTTCTCAATACCGTAAGAACCATCGCTGTATACACCCATGCTCACCCAATCGTTCGCCGGAGTACCCAGAGCCCAATCGCGAATGTGGTTGATAGCAGCGTTAGCAGCAGAAGCAGCAGAAGAAGCACCGCGTGCAGCGATAATTGCAGCACCACGTTGTTGTACGGTTGGGATGTAATCTGCTTCGTACCAAGCTTGATCAACCAAGCTCAATGCTGGCTTACCATCAACCAGTGTGTTGTGCAGGTCTGGATATTGGGTAGATGAATGGTTACCCCAGATCAATGCCTTGGTGATGTTGTTGATGCTGGTACCGGTTTTGGTCGCCAATTGCGACAAGGCACGGTTGTGATCCAAACGGGTCATTGCAGTGAATTGACGCGGGTTGATGTTTGGTGCGTTACGTTGAGCGATCAACGCATTGGTATTTGCAGGGTTACCTACAACCAATACTTTGATGTTGCGTGACGCATGGTCATCAATCGCTTTACCTTGTACCGAGAAAATAGCCGCGTTTGCTGCCAGCAAATCTTTACGCTCCATACCCGGACCACGTGGACGAGCGCCAACCAGCAAAGCGTAATCGGAATCTTTGAACGCAACGGCAGGGTCATCAGTCGTCACGATGCCAGCTAACAGCGGGAATGCACAATCATCCAATTCCATAGCAACACCCTGCAGGGCTTTCAGCGCTGGAGTGATTTCCAGCAATTGCAGGATTACTGGCTGGTCTTTACCCAGCATGTCGCCAGCGGCGATGCGGAACAATAATGAGTAGCTGATTTGACCAGCGGCGCCAGTGACGGTAACTCTTACAGGTGCTTTCACGATGAGACTCCATTTATTCGGGTGATATTGGAAGGAAACGAAAGTTCGGCATTTTGTGCCAGGGTTTACTGCTAAGACGGGGGGGCATTATAGGCATTTGGGTAAAAAATTCACCCCATGATTAAGACTAAATGAGAGAGGTTCGCAAATTTGACTGGATATTTACAGTTTCTACATCCCAACAATCTTGAAAAATAACGATTTTTCCACAAAATCAGATTCCAAAAAACTTTGCCACGTTCATATCCACCCCTGAGAAAGTTTTAGAGGTTACATGAGCAGTCACTTCGAATCTCCTTGCCTAACTTGCGGTGCTTGCTGTGCTTCTTTCCGGGTTTCCTTTTACTGGGGCGAATGCCAGAGTGCTGGCGGCACGGTTCCCGACGAACTTATCATGAAGGTAACCCCCCATCACGTATGCATGAAAGGCACAGAAAAATCACCCGTTCATTGTGCCGCATTGGTTGGCATGCCCGGCGAGCGGGTAAGCTGTAGCATTTACGAAAACCGCTCAAGCACTTGCCGGGAGTTTGATATTTGGAATGAGGATGGAACCGTGAATGAGGCTTGCACGAGAGCGAGAGAAATTTATGGGTTAATACCGATAGGCTCTGTTCATTTGAATCAAGTTACTGACGAAACCAATAGACGTTTACCGCACTGATCCATTTATAACCGAGATAACCATTACGTTGGGCAATCATAACCGGGTTTGATACCGATGCAGAATTATAGGTCGCTGCCGATACAGCTATAGAATAGCTACCACAATCACAATCCCAATTTCTTACAACAATGGAATAGGACGTGCTCCTTCGGCTTTTCGACACATGCTTACTAATAATTTTAGTCTCGAAATAATCCGGCTTGGTTTTATCAAGCTCAATATTGACGTCGCGCATCTCAAACGCAATCGAAGCAAATAGCCCAAAAGCCCCAATCGTTACCAATTCGATTAACACCAAGTGTGTTCTAGCGCCGCGTCCTAGCCAATGCACTGCAACCAACACCAAAACAGGTAATGTAACAAACGAATAGATTAGCGCATCTATCGCAAGCTCCTTTGGATACAAGAGAAACGGCAGGTCACTCATTGTCGTGCGGTAGAACTGTATGGCTGCATTGATTGCAAAACCAGAACTTATTGCCAAAACCAGTATCGCTTTGTAAACAAAGGGATCTCGCCAACCCACGCCAGCCTTTGTAAGATCCGCTATTGCATTAGCAATTAATGACAATAGGGGCCCCAGTTTCCTTTCAATCGGTTCGACGCCCTCATCTGCACTCCACCATTCACCGTCAAATCGAATCCAGATACGTCCTTGGCGACAATAAATTGCCGTTGCTGCAAATGCGCCGTTGCTATAGCTTAAGATTTGTTTAATCGCATCCCGAACCCTAGGCTGACTAACCAATAGTTGATGCAAATCAGCACAATCCGTTGCCAAATAGCACGCATCATCAAACGATGAATCTCCAGTTTCAAATTCCCTGGAAACTCCGATTCGCTTAAAAAATGCGTCAATAAAAGCTTGCTGCTTAAATACAAAATTCGCATCAGATTCACACTTAGTGCCAAAAAGTAAACCTGTCGTTCTATTCTTACTTTTCAAAAATTTATAATCGTACCCCTGGCATTTCCCATCGGGGCTCCACATCAATTCGTGCCTGCGCCAAAATTCAAAGCTAACCGCGACAATCAAGGTTACAAATCCAAACAAAAACCACATAGCTATTCCTTAGTCTTTATTATTAAGCAATTACTCATTAGTGTTGGTAGCGTTTAACTAGCGCTTGATACAATTCATCTTTAAATTCCGGCTTACTTGTATCTAGCGATTGCACAGCTTCTACCAAATGCTCGTTATCTTCGCGGCCATCATGCCAATGTTTGCGATAGCTTCCATCTTTGTAACCGTGATCCTGACGGAAGAAATTTAATACATTTTTACCCACATAACCGCGATAGAGCTGCTCAAAACTCATATCGATACCCGCCATCAAGCGTGCAAATAAACCGAGATGGAATTGGCGGTCACCCAAAGTGGCAGCAGCGAACTTTTCCAAATCCAAACGGAAGTCTTTTTCGTCGGTAGCAATTACCAATTCTTTTTCGATCTTCGCAATAATGTCATCAAGTGAAGCGCCTGACTGCAATTGGATGCTTAAACCAAAATGCCAGATGTCAATTAACTCAAGTGCAACCTGTTCGGTATCGGGTGATTGTTTTTTCCACCATTTCCAACCGTAGTGATCCAACAGCTCGGCGCATTCAACCCAGATGGCGCGATACCATTCATAACCTTGTTGTTTCCAATTAGCGTTGACTTTGGTGTTCATCGCATCTTGCAATTCGAGCATGATTTTAATTTGTTGGGCGTTCATGTTTTTTCTCTTTTAAATGCTTGATCCAAGCCAAGCGAGGATGACGACGGAGTTTTTAAGCTGGCAAATATTGTTTTGCTTTATTGAATAAGCGGTAAAAATTTTCGGTAGTTTTTTCCGCAAGCTGTTCCAGAGGAATTCCGCGCACATCCGCCACAAATTGCGCAACTTCGCGCACGTATTTTGGCTCGTTGGGTTTACCGCGATAAGGGATTGGCGCGAGGTACGGCGAATCGGTTTCAACCAATAAACGATCGAGCGGCATGTTGCGCACCACATCGCGGATTTGATCCGCCGTTTTGAAAGTGACGATGCCGGAAATTGAAATGTAATAATTCAAATCCAGCGCGGCTTTCGCCATCGCCCAATCTTCAGTGAAACAATGCAGTACACCACTGTGCTCAAGACTACCGTGCTCTTTGATTAGCGCAAGCGTATCGGCTTTGGCCTCACGGGTGTGCACCACGACAGGCAAGCCAATTTGTTTACCCACACGTAAATGCAAGGCAAAGCTTTCATGTTGAATATCCTTGCTTTCGGTTTCGTAGTGATAATCCAACCCCGTTTCGCCCAGAGCAACCACTTTGGGTTGTGCAGCCCAGTTGATTAATTGCGCTTCAGTCGCAGCACCCTCTTTCACATCGCAGGGATGGACACCAACGGAAGCGACTACACGCGGGTGCGCCTGCGCAATATCGATAACTGTCTGGATATTCTCCAAACTAATACCGATACACAACATCTGCTGGATACCGCGCTCATGCGCTGCTGCGATAGCTGCACTTAAATCGCCGTTGTAGGGATCAAGCTTGATGCGATCCAGATGGCAATGGGAGTCAATCAACATAAATACGTACCAATTCTTTCAAACTCTGATCGATAAAAATGACAAAGCCAGGTTTTACCTGGCTTCGAAGGGGAAACTGGGCGGGTCTGGATTTTACATGGTATGGGTAGGTTTGTCCGAGTTGAGCATGCCTGCAAGGTAGTTTTCAATTTTGGTAATCGCGGTATTGTCCTGATCGCTAAATTGCACACCAATCCCCGCTGCGCGATTGCCCTGTGCGCCCTTGGGGGTAACCCAAACCACTTTTCCTGCAACCGGAATTTTCTCTGGCTCATCCATCAAGCTCAGCAACATAAATACTTCGTCACCTAACTTGTAACTCTTATTGGTTGGAATAAACATGCCGCCATTTTTCACAAAGGGCATGTAGGCTGCGTAAAGCACAGCCTTGTCTTTGATCGTAAGGGAAAGTATGCCGTTACGGGCACCACCGCCAATCGGTTGCATAACAGATCCTGCTTGTAAGTTTTTAGCCGGCAGCGATACCGGAGTTGGAACACTAATAGATTAGCTCACTAGTGTCCAGACGCCATCGCGCGATTCGCACTGGCGCGTAATAATGCTCCCCAATCAAGCAATAATTCCTCTAATAACAATTGCTTATTGGGATTTGCCCCACTGGATAACTGCTTTTTAGAGAGCAAAATTTTTTCAATGTAGCGATGCAGCAGCGATACATCCAGATTAGCCAAACGTTCGCGCCACTCAACCGGTGCTTGCTGCATTTGGAGATCCTCGGCACCCACTCGCCAACGGGCGATGCTATGCAGCAACCCCAAAAACCATTCGACAAACGCCGGCACGTCGCCTGTATGCCATTGCGCAGCCAGTTCAATCGCGGATACCTGCCCCAAGCTCAAGCGCACTAATTGTTGCAACTGCTGCTCACGCTGCTCCAGTGCATCGCCTTGCAATAGCGATAACGCCACTAAAGGCGCACCCCGCGCTGCTGCGAGCAATGATTCAGCTTCAATATTGCTACCAACCACCAGTGGCGATAGCCAGCGCAAGACCTGCTCGGTGCGCGGCATTGGGAATTTACGCATCTGGCAACGGCTGCGAATTGTCGGCAAAACCGATCCCGGGCTGTGCGTCACCAGCACCAGCAGTGTATTTGCTGCAGGCTCTTCCAATGATTTGAGCAAGGCATTGGCCGAGTTACCATTCATCGCTTCCGCTGGCTCGATGATCACCACTTTATAACCGCCCTGTTGCGCCGTCTTACCGAGCGACTCAGTCAGTTCGCGCACCTGATCCACCTTGATCGCCTTACCCTCCTCCTCTGGCTCAAGCCACAAGAGGTCGGGATGTGTTTGCGCCTTGTTCAACTCGCAACCACGACAGCGCCCACAGGCTTTGCCTTCTATCGGGCTTTGGCAAAGCAGCAACTGCGCCAACGCATCGGCCAAGTGACGCTTACCGATTCCGCGCGGCCCCGCAATCATCAATGCGTGAGGCAATTTCTGCGTGTCGATTTGCTGCACCAGTTGCTGCCAATCATTTAATTGCCACGGGTACGGATGGATAGGAAAATCACTCATGGAACCACTCAATCAAGCATCACTGAATAAAAGATTGGGCAAGCTTAGCAAATTTGCGATAATCCGCGCCCGCTTAATCTGCTTCAGGCCTGCCAATGACTGACTCCCAGCTCGATATTTTGTACCTCGACGAGGATCTGCTCATCGCCAATAAACCGGCCGGCTTGCTCTGTGTGCCAGGCAAAGGACCGGAAAAACAGGATTGCCTGTTCAACCGAGCACTTGAATTCAATCCCAATGCACGCGTTGCCCATCGCCTCGACCAAGGCACATCCGGCATTGTGATGTTTCCGCTCAATTACCTGACGCTAAAAAACTTAACGCACAAATTCGAAGCGCGTGAAATCCATAAACGTTATGTCGCCGTAGTAGAAGGTTTGATTGAAGAAGATGAAGGCGAGATAAAACTGCCGCTGATTTGCGATTGGCCGAACCGCCCGTTACAGAAGGTGTGTTTTGAGCACGGCAAATCTGCCCACACCCGCTATCACGTATTGGAGAGAAACGCAGACAACCACACTACCCGCGTTTTGCTGGAGCCCGTAAGCGGCCGCACGCATCAGCTGCGGGTTCATATGCTTAGCCTCGGCCACCCCATGCTGGGTGATGGACTGTATGCACCGGAAGCTGTTCTGGCCAAAGCCCCGCGTTTACTGCTGCATGCGCAGGAACTTTGGCTGGATCACCCGATTACCGGCGTTGAAGTTCGGGTGAAAGCTCCCGCTGAGTTTTGATGAGAAAGTCTTAACCCAAAAGGCGGGTTAAGACATAGTCGATTTCCTTTTGTACTTCTACCAGCGTTTTACCAGCATCGACGACAGCGTAACGCTCAGGCGCTGTATTGGCTCTCTGGCGATACGCCGCCCTCACCCGCTCGAAGAATCCGATTGTCTCGCTTTCAAAGCGATCCAACTCGCCCCGTTGGCGCGCACGGTTCAAACCGAGCTCGACATCGATATCGAGAATAAGGGTTAAATCGGGGCGCAAATTCCCTTGAACCAACTGCTCAAGCTGCTCAATGGTCGATTTACTCAAGCCGCGGCCGCCGCCTTGATACGCATAGGTTGCATCGGTAAAGCGGTCGCTGAGCACCCAGGCACCACGCGCCAACGCAGGCTGGATAACACGCGCTAAATGTTGCGCGCGCGCTGCAAACACCAGCAATAATTCAGCCGTTTCATCGACTGATTCATCGCGCTTACTCAACAGCAGCGCCCGCA belongs to Cellvibrio sp. pealriver and includes:
- the asd gene encoding aspartate-semialdehyde dehydrogenase, with protein sequence MKVGFVGWRGMVGSVLMERMQSENDFADIQPVFFTTSNVGGAAPAVAADLPALKDAYSVDDLKQLDVIITCQGGDYTSEIFPKLRASGWNGYWIDAASSLRMEDDAVIILDPVNRNVIDAALQKGVKNFIGGNCTNSIMLMGVGGLFHAGLVDWVSSMTYQAASGGGANHMRELLKGMGVIHNAVADELATPASAILDIDRKVASTIRNDVPREFFPAPLAGGLIPWIDKQLDNGQSKEEWKGQAEVNKILGTESTIPVDGLCVRIGAMRCHSLALTIKLKKDLPLDEIESIIKSGNDWVKFVPNDRSITEQELTPASITGGLKIGVGRVRKLNMGPEYVSAFVIGDQLLWGAAEPLRRMLRILKESK
- the leuB gene encoding 3-isopropylmalate dehydrogenase, producing MGKHILILEGDGIGPEIVKEARKVLDVVNAKFDLGLTFENELMGGCAIDVHGVPLADSTLEKARKADAILLGAVGGPKWDKLDRAIRPEKGLLKIRSQLGLYANLRPALLYPQLVDASSLKPEVVSGLDILIVRELAGGIYFGEPRGIRVLENGEREGYNTYKYSESEIIRIGRTAFEMARKRNRKVCSVDKANVLEATMLWREVMDTLHKEYPDVELSHMYVDNAAMQLVRAPKQFDVLVTGNMFGDILSDAAAMLTGSIGMLPSASLDKDGRGMYEPCHGSAPDIAGQGIANPLATILSVSMMLRYSLGYPQVADAIEVAVGKVLDQGYRTADIYTEGKTKVSTSQMGDAVVAALN
- the leuD gene encoding 3-isopropylmalate dehydratase small subunit; amino-acid sequence: MKSFTVMQGIAAPMDRANVDTDMIIPKQFLKSIKRTGFGKNLFDELRYLDEGKPDQSCEGRPINPEFPLNFPRYKNASILLARENFGCGSSREHAPWALDDYGFRSVIAPSFADIFFNNCFKNGLLPIILSEEIVDKLFKEMYATEGYQLTVDLAAQTVTTPSGESFGFEIDAFRKHCLLNGLDDIGLTLEQADKIRAYETKRRAEAPWLFDVVK
- the leuC gene encoding 3-isopropylmalate dehydratase large subunit — protein: MAKTLYDKLWDAHLVHQSDDGSALIYIDRHIVHEVTSPQAFDGLRMAGRKPWRVDSILATPDHNVPTTQKERAHGVSGIQDPVSLIQVKTLDDNCDEFGILEFKINDARQGIVHVVGPETGACLPGMTVVCGDSHTATNGALGALAHGIGTSEVEHVMATQCLVAKKMKNMLIKVDGKLGLGVTPKDVVLAIIAKIGTAGGTGYAMEFGGQVFRDMSMEGRMTVCNMAIEAGARAGMVAVDQTTIDYVKGRTYAPKGDLWEKAVADWKNYVSDEGAHFDVVVEINGEDIKPQVSWGTSPEMVVSVEDKVPDPANETDPVKRNDMIRALQYMGLQANQPITSIHVDRVFIGSCTNSRIEDIRAAAAVVKGRQKADSVKEAIVVPGSGAVKAQAEAEGLDKIFIEAGIEWREPGCSMCLAMNADKLGAGEHCASTSNRNFEGRQGYGGRTHLVSPAMAAAAAIAGHFVDVRTFN
- a CDS encoding LysR family transcriptional regulator, producing MDTQHLQAFVAIAENGSFSAAAERLHLTQPAISKRIALLEEQLKASLFDRIGRQVALTQAGQVLLSKAKLILGEVIAAQRAIADLQGDVQGKLSIATSHHVGLHYLPPFLRELSTRYPQVKLDLHFLDSEQAYHEILQGRFDIAIITLALQQDSRIQSQTLWHDQLEFVAAPTHALATQSHLQLADLSAHQAIMPDTSTYTTQLIKTLFDDKKLPLDITMVSNHLDTIKMLLSIGMGWGVLPRKIIDEQLEILDVDHPPIMRPLGYIHHSQRTLNNAARVFLDLLQNNTPR
- a CDS encoding TIGR04219 family outer membrane beta-barrel protein, which translates into the protein MKLCKYSPIFSLSTSALLLAMSSNSLADTVFGVYAGAGVWQADYSGELGNPSVNVNELGLKDNNNNFYYIALEHPVPFFPNIKLQQNDISSRQTGTINNSFSVGNINFPAGSKVTTDIDLSYTDAALYYELLDNWLNLDLGVTLRKYSGHLQAESIQITDKMDIDIAVPLAYARFQFDLPLTGFSAGFEGNYISYDGNDLADYNAKVSYLFDSALDLGIEVGYRALTANIDDDGVNTNLDLKGPYAAAIFHF